The Collimonas sp. PA-H2 genome contains a region encoding:
- a CDS encoding efflux RND transporter permease subunit, whose amino-acid sequence MNISKFFIDRPIFAGVLSAIILIGGLISMLSLPISEYPEVIPPSVIVKAQYPGANPQTIAETVATPIEEQINGVEGMLYMSSQATSDGLMTLTITFKLGTSPDLAQQLVQNRVNQALPRLPDVVQRLGVTTVKSSPNLTMVVHLLSPNDRYDMAYLRNYAVLNVKDRLARLPGIGSVQLFGSGDYSMRVWLDPRKVAERGLAATDVVNAIREQNVNVAAGVIGASPAVPGVNYQISVNARGRLANEEEFGNIVIRTSSDGVVTYLKDVARIELGASEYALRSLLDNKQAVAIPIFQAPGSNALEISDNVRATMAELKKDMPEGVDYKIVYDPTQFVRSSIEAVVHTLLEAILLVVIVVIIFLQTWRASIIPLLAVPVSVIGTFAVMMGLGFSINALSLFGLVLAIGIVVDDAIVVVENVERNIENGLSAKEATYKAMREVSGPIVAIALTLCAVFVPLAFVSGLTGEFFKQFALTIAISTVISAFNSLTLSPALAALLLKGHGAKKDGFQRAIDRVFGGFFSIFNRVFHRGSTSYGEGVTGILKRKTAALGVYAVLIGLTMLLFHTVPNGFIPAQDKQYLVGFAQLPDAASLDRTEDVMRKMSEIALKQPGVESAVAFPGLSINGFVNSPNSGIVFTTLKPFDERRGADQSGVAIAQQLNQKFSAIQGAFIAVFPPPPVQGLGTIGGFKLQIEDRGALGNQALNDALQAFMAKAHQAPELAGMFSSFQINVPQLYADVDRVRAQQLGVSIPSVFDTLQIYLGSLYVNDFNKFGRTFQVRVQADAPFRAHAEDIGLLKARNDKGEMVPLSSLLKMTQSYGPDQAVRYNAFPSADVNGGPAPGYSTGQAQAVVERIAAETLPRGISYEWTEITYQDKIAGNTLFIILPLSILLVFFVLAAQYESLTLPLAVLLIVPMGILSAIAGVWLTRGDNNMFTQISLIVLVGLACKNAILIVEFAHELELQGRSIYAAAIEAARLRLRPILMTSIAFIAGVVPLILSSGAGAEMRHAMGVAVFSGMIGVTAFGLFLTPIFYVLLRTLASRWTTGKHESEAYTDPVPAPHGNVAPAIASTAQIEGI is encoded by the coding sequence ATGAATATTTCTAAATTCTTTATCGACCGCCCGATTTTTGCCGGCGTGTTATCTGCAATCATCCTGATCGGCGGCCTGATTTCCATGCTCAGCCTGCCGATCTCCGAGTACCCGGAAGTGATTCCGCCATCCGTCATCGTCAAGGCGCAGTATCCGGGCGCCAATCCGCAAACCATCGCGGAAACCGTCGCCACGCCGATAGAAGAACAGATCAACGGCGTCGAGGGCATGCTCTACATGTCTTCGCAAGCGACTTCCGACGGCCTGATGACGCTGACCATCACCTTCAAGCTCGGCACCTCGCCCGACCTGGCGCAACAACTGGTGCAGAACCGCGTCAACCAGGCGTTGCCGCGCTTGCCGGACGTGGTGCAGCGGCTGGGCGTGACCACCGTCAAAAGCTCGCCCAACCTGACCATGGTGGTGCACTTGCTGTCGCCTAACGACCGCTATGACATGGCCTATCTGCGCAACTACGCGGTGCTGAACGTCAAGGATCGGCTGGCGCGCCTGCCCGGCATCGGTTCGGTCCAGCTGTTCGGTTCCGGCGACTATTCGATGCGGGTCTGGCTCGATCCGCGCAAGGTGGCTGAACGCGGCCTGGCCGCCACCGATGTGGTGAACGCCATCCGCGAACAGAACGTCAATGTCGCCGCCGGCGTGATCGGCGCCTCGCCTGCCGTCCCTGGCGTCAACTACCAGATCTCGGTGAACGCCCGCGGCCGCCTGGCCAATGAGGAAGAGTTCGGCAACATCGTGATCCGCACCTCGTCCGACGGCGTGGTGACCTACCTGAAAGACGTGGCGCGCATCGAACTGGGCGCCAGCGAATACGCCTTGCGCTCGCTGCTGGACAACAAGCAGGCGGTAGCAATTCCGATCTTCCAGGCACCCGGCTCCAACGCGCTGGAAATCTCCGACAACGTGCGCGCCACCATGGCCGAGCTGAAGAAAGACATGCCGGAAGGCGTCGACTACAAGATCGTCTACGATCCGACCCAGTTCGTCCGCTCTTCGATCGAAGCCGTGGTGCATACCCTGCTGGAAGCGATCCTGCTGGTGGTGATCGTGGTGATCATCTTCCTGCAAACCTGGCGCGCCTCGATCATCCCGCTGCTGGCGGTGCCGGTCTCGGTGATCGGTACTTTTGCAGTGATGATGGGCCTGGGCTTTTCGATCAATGCGCTGAGCCTGTTCGGGCTGGTGCTGGCGATCGGGATCGTGGTCGATGACGCTATCGTGGTGGTGGAAAACGTCGAGCGCAATATCGAAAACGGCTTGTCCGCCAAGGAAGCTACCTATAAAGCGATGCGCGAAGTATCGGGACCGATCGTGGCGATCGCCCTGACCCTGTGCGCGGTGTTCGTGCCTTTGGCTTTCGTCAGCGGCCTGACCGGTGAGTTCTTCAAGCAGTTCGCCCTGACCATCGCCATCTCGACCGTGATCTCGGCGTTCAACTCGCTAACCCTCTCGCCTGCCTTGGCCGCACTGCTGCTGAAAGGCCACGGCGCCAAGAAGGACGGCTTCCAGCGAGCCATCGACCGTGTCTTCGGCGGCTTCTTCTCGATTTTCAACCGAGTCTTCCATCGTGGCTCGACCTCGTATGGCGAGGGCGTGACCGGCATCCTGAAACGCAAGACTGCCGCACTCGGCGTGTATGCGGTGCTGATCGGCCTCACCATGCTGCTGTTCCACACCGTGCCGAACGGCTTCATCCCGGCGCAAGACAAGCAGTACCTGGTCGGCTTCGCCCAGCTGCCTGATGCCGCCTCGCTCGACCGCACCGAGGACGTGATGCGCAAGATGTCCGAGATCGCGCTGAAACAGCCTGGCGTGGAATCGGCCGTGGCCTTCCCTGGCCTGTCGATCAACGGCTTCGTCAACAGCCCGAACTCCGGCATCGTATTCACCACATTGAAGCCATTCGACGAGCGTCGCGGCGCCGATCAAAGCGGCGTGGCGATTGCACAACAGCTGAACCAGAAATTCTCGGCGATCCAGGGCGCTTTCATCGCCGTGTTCCCGCCACCGCCGGTACAAGGGCTGGGCACCATCGGCGGCTTCAAGCTGCAGATCGAAGACCGCGGCGCGCTGGGCAACCAGGCCTTGAACGACGCCCTGCAAGCCTTCATGGCGAAAGCGCACCAAGCGCCGGAACTGGCTGGCATGTTCTCCAGCTTCCAGATCAACGTGCCGCAGCTGTACGCCGACGTCGACCGTGTCCGCGCGCAGCAGCTGGGGGTGTCCATCCCTTCGGTGTTCGACACCTTGCAGATCTACCTGGGCTCCTTGTACGTGAACGACTTCAACAAGTTCGGCCGCACCTTCCAGGTGCGGGTCCAGGCGGATGCGCCGTTCCGCGCCCATGCCGAGGATATCGGCTTGCTGAAGGCGCGCAACGACAAGGGCGAGATGGTGCCGCTGTCCTCGCTGCTGAAGATGACGCAAAGCTACGGCCCTGACCAGGCAGTGCGCTACAACGCCTTCCCGTCGGCCGACGTCAACGGCGGCCCGGCGCCGGGCTACAGCACCGGCCAGGCCCAGGCCGTGGTAGAACGCATTGCAGCCGAGACCCTGCCGCGCGGCATTAGCTACGAGTGGACTGAAATCACCTATCAGGACAAGATCGCCGGCAATACGCTGTTCATCATCCTGCCGCTGTCTATCCTGCTGGTGTTCTTCGTGCTGGCTGCGCAGTATGAAAGCCTGACCTTGCCGCTGGCGGTGCTGCTGATCGTGCCGATGGGGATCCTGTCAGCGATCGCCGGGGTCTGGCTGACGCGCGGCGACAACAACATGTTTACTCAGATCAGTCTGATCGTGCTGGTCGGGCTGGCGTGTAAAAACGCCATCCTGATTGTCGAGTTCGCCCACGAGCTGGAGCTGCAAGGCCGCTCCATCTACGCTGCGGCGATCGAAGCTGCCCGCCTGCGCCTGCGGCCTATCCTGATGACCTCGATCGCCTTTATCGCCGGCGTCGTGCCACTCATCCTGTCTTCCGGCGCGGGCGCCGAAATGCGCCATGCGATGGGGGTGGCGGTGTTCTCGGGAATGATCGGGGTGACGGCTTTCGGCCTGTTCCTGACGCCGATCTTTTACGTACTGTTGCGCACCCTGGCATCGCGCTGGACTACCGGCAAGCATGAATCCGAGGCTTACACCGACCCGGTCCCTGCGCCTCACGGCAACGTTGCGCCCGCGATTGCAAGCACCGCGCAAATTGAAGGAATCTGA
- a CDS encoding efflux RND transporter periplasmic adaptor subunit → MHTSTPLFSRKAIAIAVGIVILAAAGSFALSSRAAKPASPPQAAASVSVASVLEKSVTEWDDFSGRVEAIERVEIRPRISGTIDAVHFQEGQLVKKGDLLFTIDPRPYQAELARAVATQAGAQAGLSLAKTELARTSRLIEEHAVAQRELDQRNNALLEADASLKAAEAAVLSARLNLQYTAITAPVSGRVSRAEITVGNLVGAGVSSPALTTVVSVSPVYVNFEVDEQTYIRYAANGAVGNSGVKNLPVSIGLASEEGYPHQGQIKAFDNRLDTASGTMRVRAVFDNTNGTLTPGMYARVRTGGAAAETAVLIDDKAVGTDQDKKYVMVLGADNKVTYRTIKLGPIVDGLRIVRSGLKKDERIVVNGLQRIRPNDTVTPVTVAMDGEQLAPAKNALAVAAAK, encoded by the coding sequence ATGCACACTTCGACACCATTATTTTCCCGCAAAGCCATTGCCATCGCCGTCGGCATCGTCATCCTCGCCGCTGCCGGCAGCTTCGCCCTCTCTAGCCGCGCCGCCAAGCCGGCCAGCCCGCCGCAGGCAGCGGCATCGGTTTCGGTAGCCTCGGTGCTGGAAAAATCGGTCACCGAATGGGATGATTTTTCCGGACGGGTGGAAGCCATCGAGCGCGTAGAAATACGCCCGCGTATCTCCGGCACCATCGACGCCGTGCACTTCCAGGAAGGCCAGCTGGTCAAGAAAGGCGATTTGCTGTTCACCATCGACCCGCGCCCTTATCAAGCCGAACTGGCGCGTGCGGTGGCGACCCAGGCTGGCGCCCAGGCCGGCTTGTCGTTGGCCAAGACCGAACTGGCGCGCACCAGCCGCCTGATCGAAGAACACGCGGTAGCGCAGCGTGAACTGGACCAGCGCAACAACGCCCTGCTGGAAGCCGACGCCAGCCTGAAGGCGGCAGAAGCGGCAGTGCTGAGCGCGCGCCTGAACCTGCAATACACAGCGATCACGGCGCCGGTCAGCGGCCGCGTCTCGCGTGCCGAGATCACGGTCGGCAACTTGGTCGGGGCCGGCGTCAGCTCCCCTGCCCTGACCACCGTGGTGTCGGTATCGCCGGTATACGTCAACTTTGAAGTCGATGAGCAGACCTATATCCGCTACGCCGCCAACGGCGCGGTCGGCAATTCCGGCGTCAAGAACCTGCCAGTGTCCATTGGCCTGGCCAGTGAAGAAGGCTATCCGCACCAGGGCCAGATCAAGGCTTTCGACAACCGTCTCGATACCGCTTCCGGCACGATGCGGGTGCGCGCAGTGTTCGATAACACAAACGGCACCCTGACGCCCGGCATGTACGCGCGCGTGCGCACCGGCGGCGCGGCAGCCGAGACCGCCGTGCTGATCGACGACAAGGCGGTCGGCACCGACCAGGACAAGAAATACGTCATGGTGCTGGGCGCCGACAACAAGGTCACCTATCGCACCATCAAGCTGGGCCCGATCGTCGACGGTCTGCGGATAGTCCGCTCCGGCCTCAAGAAAGATGAACGGATTGTCGTCAACGGCCTGCAGCGGATCCGGCCGAACGACACAGTCACACCGGTGACGGTGGCCATGGACGGTGAACAGCTCGCGCCAGCGAAGAATGCACTGGCCGTGGCTGCAGCTAAATAA
- a CDS encoding TetR/AcrR family transcriptional regulator, whose translation MEMTQIKPRKKPGRPLSFDREQALESAMLVFWRYGYEATSLNDLTSAMGITPPSLYTAFGDKERLFLEAVKYYLQKKPCFFASIAAEALTAKESIRSYLEVIAISQSDPNQPLGCMVVTSATNCTAASSHVQEVLADYRMQMESGIKVRLDRGISEGDLGADTDTAALASFFVTVIHGMSTQARDNASREKLLAIGAQAMRAWPDPA comes from the coding sequence ATGGAAATGACACAAATCAAGCCGCGCAAGAAGCCCGGCCGCCCTTTATCCTTCGATAGGGAGCAAGCGCTGGAAAGCGCGATGCTGGTTTTCTGGCGCTACGGCTACGAGGCGACCTCGCTCAACGATCTCACCAGCGCCATGGGAATCACCCCGCCCAGCCTGTACACGGCTTTCGGCGACAAGGAACGCCTGTTCCTGGAAGCGGTGAAATACTATCTGCAGAAGAAACCCTGCTTTTTCGCCTCGATCGCGGCCGAAGCCCTGACCGCCAAGGAAAGCATCCGCAGCTACCTGGAAGTGATCGCCATCTCGCAAAGCGACCCTAATCAGCCACTCGGTTGCATGGTGGTCACCTCGGCCACCAATTGCACCGCGGCGTCGTCCCATGTGCAGGAAGTGCTGGCGGATTACCGCATGCAGATGGAGAGCGGCATCAAGGTGCGCCTGGATCGCGGCATCAGCGAAGGCGACCTGGGGGCCGATACCGATACCGCCGCGCTGGCCAGCTTTTTCGTGACCGTCATCCACGGCATGTCGACCCAGGCGCGCGACAACGCCAGCCGCGAGAAGCTGCTGGCGATCGGCGCGCAGGCGATGCGCGCCTGGCCGGATCCGGCTTGA
- a CDS encoding transposase, with product MMNQVQRHEIKLRDDQWQKLEPLLTGKPNDPGARAKNNRLFIEAVLWIVLNKSLWRHLPQQFGNSSTVYMRFRRWTECDFWRQLTRSKLEDEELVQMLEQIVEYGDMYTQRIEQRLVRKAQKTIYKSAISAAKAIKPIRRAQLASDESTLHWVGLVTP from the coding sequence ATGATGAATCAGGTACAGAGACATGAAATCAAACTTCGGGATGATCAATGGCAAAAGCTGGAGCCGCTGCTGACCGGCAAGCCGAACGACCCCGGCGCCCGCGCAAAAAACAACCGGCTGTTCATCGAAGCGGTGCTCTGGATCGTGCTGAACAAAAGCCTGTGGCGTCATCTGCCGCAGCAGTTTGGCAATTCGAGTACGGTGTACATGCGCTTCCGGCGCTGGACCGAATGCGATTTCTGGCGCCAGCTGACGCGCAGCAAGCTGGAAGACGAAGAGCTGGTGCAGATGCTGGAACAGATTGTCGAGTACGGCGATATGTATACGCAGCGCATCGAACAGCGTCTGGTAAGAAAAGCCCAGAAGACCATTTATAAATCGGCCATCAGTGCAGCCAAGGCCATCAAGCCGATCCGGCGCGCGCAGCTTGCGTCGGACGAATCGACCTTGCATTGGGTCGGGCTGGTGACGCCGTAG
- a CDS encoding type II toxin-antitoxin system HipA family toxin yields the protein MNDDILYVWIYPEHSQKPVLCGKLELLRGRRCLFSYEEAWLRHPQSFALSPDMPLRSGIMEPPASQEIHPIFEDAGPDRWGQAVINKIFNPRRRSHLEYLELAGEDRIGALGFSRSREEYLVAEEQAFHTADLPGLIRAAKALENQKPIDEAMSRLLRPGASAGGARPKAIIKHNNEDWLAKFPAESDEADVCALEHASLRLAARCGIRVPESSLVQIGGRNILLVKRFDREGDSRLHFASARTMLIAEGVSENDMGYADIADLARRLSKSPQEDCHELFRRMALNVCLENTDDHEKNHAFLFKEKQWQLAPAYDIQPQLQGLGYQQLRIGDDGHAPTLSNVLSASKRFLLKKEAAQNTVAEILVQVRDWRNAFAQEGVSEHDIEMCSQYVMQPSVLG from the coding sequence ATGAACGACGACATCCTGTACGTGTGGATTTACCCTGAACACAGCCAAAAGCCGGTGCTTTGCGGGAAGCTGGAGCTGCTGCGCGGCCGGCGTTGCCTTTTCTCGTACGAGGAGGCCTGGCTGCGGCATCCGCAGTCCTTCGCGCTATCCCCAGACATGCCACTGAGATCGGGGATCATGGAGCCGCCGGCGAGCCAGGAAATCCACCCTATTTTTGAAGACGCCGGCCCGGATCGATGGGGACAAGCGGTGATCAACAAAATATTCAATCCACGCCGGCGTTCCCATCTGGAATACCTGGAGCTGGCTGGCGAAGACCGTATCGGCGCACTAGGCTTCTCAAGGTCGCGCGAGGAATACCTGGTAGCAGAAGAGCAGGCCTTCCATACTGCCGATTTACCGGGGCTGATACGCGCCGCCAAGGCGCTGGAGAACCAGAAGCCGATCGACGAGGCCATGAGCCGCCTGCTGCGTCCAGGCGCAAGCGCCGGGGGCGCGCGTCCGAAAGCCATCATCAAGCACAATAATGAAGACTGGTTAGCTAAATTCCCCGCCGAAAGCGATGAAGCCGATGTTTGCGCCCTTGAGCACGCCAGCTTGCGCCTGGCTGCACGCTGCGGCATTCGCGTTCCCGAATCGTCCCTGGTGCAAATCGGCGGACGCAACATACTGCTGGTGAAGCGATTCGATCGGGAAGGCGATAGCCGGCTGCATTTTGCCAGCGCCAGGACCATGCTGATAGCCGAAGGCGTGAGCGAAAACGATATGGGATACGCGGATATCGCCGACCTGGCGCGCCGCTTATCAAAATCACCGCAAGAAGATTGCCATGAACTGTTTCGACGCATGGCGCTGAACGTCTGCCTGGAAAATACCGACGATCATGAAAAGAACCATGCGTTCCTGTTCAAGGAAAAACAGTGGCAGCTAGCACCGGCCTATGATATCCAGCCACAGCTTCAAGGCCTTGGATATCAACAGCTGCGGATCGGCGACGATGGCCATGCGCCTACACTATCCAACGTTCTTTCTGCAAGTAAGAGATTTCTGCTGAAGAAGGAAGCTGCGCAGAATACGGTTGCCGAAATCCTGGTGCAGGTCCGTGATTGGCGGAATGCATTTGCGCAAGAAGGCGTATCGGAACACGATATCGAGATGTGCAGCCAGTATGTAATGCAGCCATCGGTCCTTGGGTAG
- a CDS encoding helix-turn-helix transcriptional regulator: MSKNSNAKIMLPAAVERNLRSFGEHIHIARKRRKESLASFASRIQVSIPTLRRVEAGDPSVSMGAYATALWALGGVHFLGELANPEADEMALLQELRSIKKGKKVAA; encoded by the coding sequence ATGTCAAAGAATTCAAATGCCAAAATCATGCTACCAGCTGCAGTCGAGCGCAATCTGCGCTCGTTTGGGGAGCATATTCATATTGCACGCAAACGTCGCAAGGAATCCCTTGCATCGTTTGCCAGCAGGATCCAGGTATCGATTCCGACGCTACGCCGCGTCGAGGCCGGCGACCCTTCTGTATCGATGGGGGCATATGCGACTGCACTGTGGGCGCTCGGCGGCGTCCATTTTCTGGGCGAGCTGGCCAATCCCGAAGCGGATGAAATGGCGCTGTTGCAAGAACTGCGAAGCATTAAAAAGGGCAAAAAGGTAGCTGCATGA
- a CDS encoding acyltransferase has product MQPITRVIPGKSHRNNGLDTLRAAAIILVFMYHYMCFVSQEATFGWGSRIGWVGVDLFFVLSGYLISNQIFAGVARGQQLSLKNFYARRFLRTLPNFYVVLGLYFLFPVLMGGNTPPPLWRFLTFTQNLWLQPGTAFSHAWSLCIEEQFYLLLPAVVIIAARYGKSIRLAWIALFVLVLAGIALRTLLWLQYGRQAGGAIGGYYPNVYYSSFCRFDEFLPGIAVALLKNFHPRAWQKILRHGQALLLAGVAATALLFYLAVNYYMIDGYGYGYFMTGFGYSLLAVAFALLVAAALSPASYLHRWRIPGAAQLAAWSYAIYLVHKPLGMIAHKMLLGSGLNAVAEAGLIIALSAAAGWLLYLLVETPFMKLRDARYPSNFTPDVGPSLTAKAAA; this is encoded by the coding sequence ATGCAGCCAATCACGCGTGTCATACCAGGCAAGTCCCATCGAAACAACGGTCTGGACACGCTGCGCGCAGCGGCCATCATCCTGGTGTTCATGTATCACTACATGTGTTTCGTCAGCCAGGAAGCGACCTTCGGCTGGGGCAGCAGGATAGGGTGGGTCGGGGTCGACCTGTTCTTTGTGCTGAGCGGCTACCTGATCAGCAACCAGATCTTTGCCGGCGTCGCCCGAGGGCAGCAGCTGTCGCTCAAGAATTTCTACGCGCGCAGATTCCTGCGGACGCTGCCTAATTTCTATGTCGTGCTGGGTTTGTATTTTCTCTTTCCTGTGCTCATGGGTGGAAACACGCCGCCGCCGCTCTGGCGCTTCCTCACGTTTACGCAGAATCTCTGGCTGCAGCCGGGCACGGCGTTTTCGCATGCTTGGTCGTTGTGCATCGAGGAGCAGTTTTATCTTTTGCTGCCCGCGGTGGTGATCATTGCGGCGCGCTATGGCAAGTCGATCCGGCTGGCCTGGATTGCGCTGTTTGTGCTGGTGCTGGCCGGGATCGCGCTGCGCACCCTGTTATGGCTGCAATATGGGCGGCAAGCGGGCGGGGCGATCGGCGGCTACTATCCAAACGTCTACTACTCAAGCTTCTGCCGCTTTGATGAATTCCTGCCAGGGATTGCCGTGGCGCTTCTAAAGAATTTCCACCCGCGGGCCTGGCAAAAAATCCTGCGCCACGGACAAGCGCTGTTGCTTGCGGGCGTAGCGGCAACCGCGCTGTTGTTCTACCTGGCCGTCAACTATTACATGATCGACGGCTATGGCTACGGTTATTTCATGACTGGCTTCGGCTATTCGCTGCTGGCCGTCGCCTTCGCGCTGCTGGTGGCAGCGGCGCTTAGTCCGGCCAGCTATCTGCATCGCTGGCGGATTCCTGGCGCCGCGCAGCTGGCCGCCTGGTCGTATGCCATCTACCTGGTGCACAAGCCTCTGGGCATGATCGCGCACAAGATGCTGCTTGGCTCCGGCCTCAATGCCGTTGCCGAAGCAGGTTTGATCATTGCGTTGAGCGCCGCCGCCGGGTGGCTGCTTTACCTGTTGGTTGAAACGCCTTTCATGAAGCTGCGCGACGCCCGCTATCCGAGCAATTTCACACCGGACGTCGGGCCTTCTTTGACTGCCAAGGCGGCTGCCTAA
- a CDS encoding GNAT family N-acetyltransferase, with product MQTNIQIHRVSALEDMALLGGLSELLVDCVDGGASVSFMQPLSQARAENFWRSLAASVAAGERILLTAQDQHGAVLGTVQVVLSQPENQPHRADVAKLLVHRKARKQGLGEKLMIAAEQAAAGAGKSVLVLDTASDSAERLYKRLGWQVSGVIPDYALLPQGGLCATTIFYKNIGTGGRERSA from the coding sequence ATGCAAACCAATATACAAATCCATCGCGTATCTGCACTCGAAGATATGGCACTGCTTGGCGGCCTGAGCGAGCTGCTGGTCGATTGCGTCGATGGCGGCGCATCCGTCAGCTTCATGCAGCCCCTGTCGCAAGCGCGCGCAGAAAATTTCTGGCGCAGCCTTGCCGCCAGCGTCGCCGCCGGCGAGCGCATATTACTGACGGCGCAAGACCAGCATGGCGCTGTCCTCGGCACCGTACAGGTCGTGCTAAGCCAGCCGGAAAACCAGCCTCACCGGGCCGATGTCGCCAAGCTGCTGGTGCATCGCAAGGCGCGCAAGCAAGGGCTGGGAGAAAAACTGATGATCGCCGCGGAACAAGCCGCCGCCGGCGCTGGCAAGAGCGTGCTGGTGCTGGATACCGCCAGCGACAGCGCGGAACGGCTGTACAAACGCCTAGGCTGGCAAGTGTCCGGCGTGATTCCGGACTATGCCCTGCTGCCGCAAGGCGGCCTGTGTGCAACGACCATCTTCTATAAAAACATCGGGACCGGCGGCCGGGAAAGATCGGCTTAG
- a CDS encoding helix-turn-helix domain-containing protein, whose translation MDINARIAARVSFLRQQRGLSLDALATRCDVSRSMISLIERGQSNATAVVLEKLAAGLGVLLLALFEETPAAVAPLMRRAEQPEWRDPQSGYLRRNISPPNPQTPIRIVEVEFPAGAQVTYETAARDARVHQQIWMLEGGIDITVGVSRYALESGDCLAFQLDCPTAFHNPHRKAARYAVVTSTEPAQ comes from the coding sequence ATGGACATCAATGCCCGCATCGCCGCCCGCGTAAGTTTCCTGCGCCAGCAACGCGGCTTGTCGCTGGACGCGCTGGCGACCCGCTGCGACGTCAGCCGTTCGATGATTTCGCTGATTGAACGCGGCCAGAGCAATGCTACCGCCGTCGTCCTGGAAAAGCTGGCGGCCGGGCTCGGCGTGCTGCTGCTGGCGCTGTTCGAAGAAACCCCGGCCGCCGTCGCCCCGCTGATGCGCCGGGCCGAGCAGCCGGAGTGGCGCGATCCGCAATCGGGATACCTGCGCCGCAATATCTCGCCGCCCAATCCGCAAACACCGATACGGATAGTCGAAGTCGAGTTTCCTGCCGGCGCCCAGGTGACTTATGAAACCGCCGCCCGCGACGCCCGCGTGCATCAGCAAATCTGGATGCTGGAAGGCGGCATCGACATCACCGTCGGCGTCAGCAGGTACGCGCTGGAATCCGGCGACTGCCTGGCGTTTCAGCTGGACTGCCCTACCGCTTTTCATAACCCCCACCGCAAGGCGGCGCGCTACGCGGTGGTCACCAGCACCGAACCCGCACAATGA
- a CDS encoding RNA polymerase sigma factor — protein sequence MTDTMQTSASIEGIYRSESRRVFATLVRLLGDFDLAEEGLQEAFKAAIEQWPRDGIPAQPVAWLVSAGRFKAIDTIRRRARFTAYEDVAEIVDEMADEAPAPDLSEHLEDDRLRLIFTCCHPSLAPDAQIALTLREVCGLSTEEIAHAFLTPAPTLAQRIVRAKAKIRDARIPYQVPERDELAVRLHSVLRVIYLVFNEGYSASSGASLTRHDLSQEAIRLARLLLELLPEPDVAGLLALMLLHESRRGARSTADGDLVPLDEQDRSLWNAQYIVEGSALVGRAFSSGRIGAYTLQAAISAVHAQAASTDATDWRQIVGLYDALLRLEPTPVIELNRAVAVAMHQGPQAGLALVEALIAGGQLQNYHLAYAAQADFHRRLGHVEEARAAYGKALALTQQEPEQRFLSRRLAALPQ from the coding sequence TTGACAGATACGATGCAGACAAGCGCTTCGATTGAAGGTATTTACCGTAGCGAATCGCGCCGCGTATTCGCTACGCTGGTGCGCCTGCTGGGCGACTTCGACCTGGCTGAAGAAGGCCTGCAAGAGGCCTTCAAGGCAGCGATCGAGCAGTGGCCGCGCGACGGCATTCCGGCACAGCCGGTGGCCTGGCTGGTCTCCGCCGGCCGCTTCAAGGCGATCGATACCATACGGCGGCGGGCCAGGTTTACCGCCTATGAAGATGTCGCCGAGATAGTCGATGAGATGGCTGACGAGGCGCCGGCGCCGGACCTAAGCGAGCATCTCGAAGATGACCGCCTGCGCCTGATTTTTACCTGCTGTCACCCCTCGCTGGCGCCCGATGCCCAGATCGCCCTGACCTTGCGCGAAGTCTGCGGGCTCAGCACCGAAGAGATCGCCCACGCTTTCCTCACTCCGGCGCCGACGCTGGCGCAGCGCATCGTGCGCGCCAAGGCGAAGATACGCGACGCCCGCATTCCTTACCAGGTTCCCGAGCGCGATGAATTGGCAGTGCGGCTGCACAGTGTGCTGCGCGTTATCTACCTGGTGTTCAACGAAGGTTATTCGGCGTCGTCGGGAGCGTCGCTTACCCGGCACGATCTGTCGCAGGAAGCGATCCGCCTGGCGCGCCTGCTGCTGGAGCTGCTGCCGGAACCCGATGTGGCGGGCCTGCTGGCCCTGATGCTGCTGCATGAGTCACGCCGCGGCGCGCGCAGCACCGCGGATGGCGACCTGGTGCCGCTGGATGAACAGGACCGGAGTTTATGGAATGCGCAGTATATTGTCGAAGGATCGGCTCTGGTGGGGCGCGCTTTTTCGTCGGGACGCATAGGCGCCTACACGCTGCAGGCGGCAATCTCCGCTGTGCATGCCCAGGCCGCCAGCACCGACGCCACCGACTGGCGGCAGATCGTCGGCCTGTACGACGCCTTGCTGCGGCTGGAGCCGACCCCGGTGATCGAGCTGAATCGCGCGGTAGCCGTGGCCATGCATCAGGGACCGCAAGCCGGGCTGGCCCTGGTGGAAGCGCTGATTGCCGGCGGCCAGTTGCAAAACTATCATCTGGCCTATGCGGCGCAAGCCGATTTCCATCGGCGCCTCGGGCATGTAGAGGAAGCGCGCGCCGCGTATGGCAAGGCGCTGGCGTTGACGCAGCAGGAGCCGGAGCAGCGCTTCCTGAGCCGGCGCCTGGCAGCTTTGCCGCAATAA